One window from the genome of Gadus macrocephalus chromosome 7, ASM3116895v1 encodes:
- the LOC132461690 gene encoding glycerophosphodiester phosphodiesterase domain-containing protein 5-like encodes MSRSSTTVSGMMPNRLVRCLAGAYGCQWKRYRGTRMQQGDCCCNKLEGASFALLLTAFCLTLVFLYFWSQAQNDYNDFDWFNFMNLGFWVPWSVVLLVVAASFFTYTAVLMLLAVCLLSEGQKLYLHWSHKIGIGVSLVFSVGAIAVLTGLWGDEWETLVLSFQVTAPYLHVGGVLLATSLCWPVALHFFCMNSRVRRALVLALYLGGLVALYLSPLGMYSPCIMEKGTLGPAPGLIGHRGTPMLAPENTAMSFEKAVEAGSLGLEADVTISYDGVPFLMHDVTLLRTTNVREVFPDRTHAPAALFSWAELESLNAGAWFLSHNPFGTVASLGAAERERAGNQSVCSLRTFLELAAARRDTLVIFDLYRPPRGHPYRDSWIQRTLEVIHNESSIRSQQVLWLPPDLRAVVQEIDPELQQTSSRLPLEELRRNRIVKANLHYRDMSTELIGRYAAANITTNLYVITQPWLYSLAWCAGVHSVTTNAPHILSALHTPLFLMTPGEYNVMWILTDVASFIMILLLFFFHWWRKQSLACSKSALEEPGTYRKFRPEMADVWSVPTIPAQREQRTALTSSLD; translated from the exons ATGTCCCGCTCTTCGACCACCGTGTCCGGGATGATGCCCAACAGACTAGTCCGGTGCCTGGCAGGTGCTTATGGCTGTCAGTGGAAGCGGTACCGGGGGACTCGCATGCAGCAAGGGGATTGTTGTTGCAACAAG ttggAAGGGGCAAGCTTTGCTCTACTTCTAACAGCCTTCTGCTTGACCCTGGTGTTCCTGTACTTTTGGAGCCAAGCACAGAACGACTACAATGATTTTGACTG gtttaaCTTTATGAACCTGGGCTTCTGGGTCCCGTGGTCCGTGGTGCTGCTGGTCGTCGCCGCGTCCTTCTTCACGTACACGGCTGTGCTTATG CTGCTTGCTGTGTGTTTGCTATCTGAGGGCCAAAAACTCTACTTACACTGGAGTCACAAG ATTGGAATTGGGGTGAGCCTAGTGTTCTCTGTGGGTGCTATCGCCGTATTGACCGGCCTGTGGGGCGATGAGTGGGAGACACTTGTGCTCTCTTTCCAG GTGACTGCACCTTATTTGCACGTGGGGGGCGTTCTGTTGGCCACGTCCCTGTGCTGGCCAGTCGCTTTGCATTTCTTTTGCATGAACAGCAGAG TCAGACgggccctggtcctggccctgtACCTGGGGGGTCTGGTGGCTCTTTACCTGTCTCCCCTGGGGATGTACTCCCCCTGCATCATGGAGAAGGGCACCCTGGGACCTGCTCCAGGCCTCATCGGCCACAGAGGCACGCCCATG CTGGCTCCGGAAAACACGGCCATGTCCTTTGAGAAGGCGGTGGAGGCAGGAAGCCTGGGCCTGGAGGCAGACGTCACGATAAG CTACGACGGGGTGCCGTTCCTCATGCATGACGTCACTCTGCTGAGGACCACCAACGTCCGGGAGGTTTTCCCCGACCGCACGCACGCCCCCGCTGCCCTGTTCTCCTGGGCCGAGCTGGAGAGCCTCAACGCCGGAGCCTGGTTCCTCTCG CACAATCCTTTCGGCACGGTGGCGTCGCTGGGTGCGGCGGAGCGGGAGCGAGCGGGGAACCAGTCGGTGTGCAGCCTGCGGACCTTCCTGGAGCTGGCCGCCGCCCGGCGGGACACGCTGGTGATCTTTGACCTCTACCGACCGCCCAGAGGTCACCCGTACCGGGACAGCTGGATCCAGCGTACACTGGAGGTCATCCACAACGAGTCGTCCATACGGTCGCagcag GTACTATGGCTGCCCCCGGACTTGCGGGCCGTGGTGCAGGAGATAGACCCTGAGCTCCAGCAGACGTCCAGCCGGCTCCCCCTAGAGGAGCTCCGGCGCAACCGCATCGTCAAAGCCAACCTGCACTACAGGGACATGTCCACCGAGCTCATCGG GAGGTATGCTGCGGCGAACATCACCACCAACCTCTACGTGATCACCCAGCCGTGGCTCTACTCCCTGGCCTGGTGCGCGGGCGTGCACTCGGTCACCACCAACGCCCCGCACATCCTCAGTGCACTGCACACACCGCTGTTCCTCATG aCTCCAGGCGAGTATAATGTGATGTGGATCCTGACTGATGTAGCTTCCTTCATAATgattcttctcctcttcttcttccattG GTGGCGTAAACAGAGTCTTGCCTGCAGTAAATCTGCCCTGGAGGAACCGGGCACCTACAGGAAGTTCAGACCAG AGATGGCTGACGTGTGGTCCGTCCCCACCATCCCCGCCCAGAGAGAGCAACGCACCGCACTGACTTCATCGCTCGACTGA